The following coding sequences lie in one Rutidosis leptorrhynchoides isolate AG116_Rl617_1_P2 chromosome 4, CSIRO_AGI_Rlap_v1, whole genome shotgun sequence genomic window:
- the LOC139841674 gene encoding uncharacterized protein, which yields MVKEVQSLTEKLAALTRFLSKAAERQFPFFKTLKGCLKQKNFVWSSEADSALQEMKKLLKTLPTLTAPIHGEVLYLYISVANEAFGSILIAERNKIQKPLVANQFSGSFEAHDPSMQKYLQLLKETVARFEHFELAQVPRSQNKKADALSKLAALTFSHFQKQVWVKELPSKSIESDLMVTSLTEEQPNWMEPILKYIRSNILPEDSREARSVRERAPMYIIQDDILYRKSYCGPMMRCVGPIEAEMIVEENRMPWHDMIPVNSTWPFNKWAIDIVGPFPAGPGNVKFLIVAFDYFTKWVEAKAVRTIIGVQVRNFVWEYIVCRFGIPRELVSDNGTQIAKDPFKTWCADLNIIQKFTSVAYPQANGLCKVTNRDIR from the exons ATGGTTAAAGAGGTGCAAAGTTTGACAGAAAAACTAGCCGCATTAACTCGTTTCTTGTCTAAAGCCGCTGAAAGGCAGTTTCCATTTTTCAAAACCCTAAAAGGTTGTTTGAAACAAAAGAATTTTGTTTGGTCCAGTGAAGCAGATTCTGCGCTTCAAGAAATGAAAAAGTTGTTAAAAACTTTGCCTACATTAACGGCGCCAATTCATGGCGAAGTTCTTTATCTTTATATCTCTGTGGCAAACGAGGCTTTCGGATCAATTTTGATCGCagaaaggaacaaaatacaaaagccg ctagtagcgaatcagtttagcgGATCTTTTGAAGCACATGATCCTTCTATGCAAAAGTACTTGCAGCTATTAAAGGAAACTGTAGCGCGGTTTGAGCATTTTGAACTTGCGCAGGTGCCAAGAAGTCAAAATAAGAAAGCAGATGCTTTGAGCAAATTAGCCGCTTTAACTTTTTCGCATTTTCAAAAGCAAGTATGGGTCAAAGAATTACCAAGTAAGTCGATAGAAAGTGACTTGATGGTCACATCTCTTACAGAAGAACAGCCAAACTGGATGGAGCCAATCCTAAAATATATCCGCAGTAATATCTTGCCAGAGGATAGTCGCGAAGCTCGTTCAGTGCGAGAGCGAGCGCCAATGTATATCATTcaagatgatatcttatatcgcaaatcatacTGCGGACCAATGATGCGATGTGTTGGCCCAATCGAGGCAGAAATGATTGTAGAAGAA aacCGAATGCCGTGGCATGACATGATTCCTGTTAATTCGACGTGgccgtttaataaatgggctatCGATATTGTAGGACCATTCCCTGCAGGGCCTGGCAATGTCAAATTCCTGATTGTCGCATTCgattattttactaaatgggttgaagctaaggcggtccGCACTATTATtggtgtgcaagtgcgaaattttgtttGGGAGTACATTGTTTGCAGGTTTggtattccgcgagaattggttagtgataacggtacacaaaTAGCGAAAGACCCTTTTAAGACATGGTGCGCTGATTTAAATATAATACAAAAGTTTACTTCAGTGGCGTACCCGCAAGCCAATGGATTGTGCAAAGTAACCAATCGCGATATT AGATAG